The DNA window ccttcaattttttttgttagttCTGCTACCTCATATTGGAAGTGCTTCTATCAAAGCTAGAGGAGACATGGCTCAGCTCGCAGCAGAAAACATCATTGCTGTCTTCAAAGGAACATCCATGCCCGCTGAATATTTGTGATGAGAAATCAAGTTTCGAATAATCTCCataaaaaacttactttaaCGGATTCAAATTTATTCGATTCCTTTACAAAAACAGTCTTTTTGAAAAGTGAtgtgaaaatttttggatctcatatcaagtaaaaaaataagtgtgtatgatatttattttttatttttttatcaatgtgcatttaaaattatacatttttctacaaactGTGAATGTTGAAGAGGGAATGTTAACAATGGAACAAGGTAGTGTTGAAAGGATGAGAGCTAAAATCAGTCAgtttataaattaaaaacttattatgagtcactaaaccatgaacaaTTCTTGACTTGCAAATATATTTTTCCAAAGGTAAATGAAGCGCAGAATACAATGCGCACATTCAAAacgcaaaaaaattattccgaAATGGAGAAATATGTTGTTCAAAAAACGCAACTTATTCgtaaatttaaaacgccccagTTTTGCGCGAAACCTAATGATGTTATCCAACACCAATCAGAAGCATGCGCGGGTTTCTGCGTCTCCCCTCAAATGTCATTCTACTCCTCATTCatgaaaacaatagaaaattcgaaactaaatcttcagaatcaaagaatcAAATTTCATTCACGCTATCTGTTGTAAACAAGCAAAAGTTCAACATTGAAATACGATTTATTTCAACAAGCATGAGTGGAAAAATAAAGGAGATGGCGATTTGATCGCCACAGTACATCACTTCCATCATTTCCTGCCATTCAGGCGTGTTTTAAATTCCTTCAAGTCTTTGGACTTCTTAAAAGCGGCTTTTCTGGGATTTTGGCCCCAAAAAATCAGTATAAATCACGACGTAATCTACTCACAAGATACTTCCAGAATattaaatggatgtatttctgccaaacagaactatgtgcattatcatggcgtgagccctgttatgcatatattcttatgggtctcagggctcatgtcttaatggatatagttccgtttggcagaaatacgtccaaataaaatacacaaggtttagtgacccattaattctaaattttcttaagttttttaaatttcagttgATAAGTAGGTACCGAGTGTTTCAAATTTCATCGGGAAAAGTGTAAAAACGGTCCGCATAACCTGTGATATTAACATGCATGTCCGTTTGCAGCCTTATGTTTTAGTTGATGCcaaataaatttttgttttaaaaaaataaggtcTTATTAATTACTTGTGGTTTAAATAAATGTCAATGGTCCATCCAACTATCATAACTTTACCTTAGACCGATGaacatatgaaaattaaaaaacattcTGAATGACTAATGAAGGTCATggactgataatttttttagcttttaagCGAGATTGTGTCCTAGAAATGTGAAGCAACTTATAATTTGGAACAACACAACTTAAAATTTGTTGCCATACTGTCCAAAAGTTAAAAGTAAAAGAACTATGAAATTTAAGACTGGATTTGACAATTATTTGTCCTAGTCATCAGCTTTACTGGACATTGACTGTTGGTGAGAgtcatttttacttgaaaatactGCAAGCCCAAGTTTGCTGATTTGCAAACTCTTGAATAGgactctttaattttttttaaaataggtttATTTCAAGCTCTGGCTGTGAATATCCTGGGAACAATAAGTTCTCATATGGAAGCTCTCCATTCTGCGACATAAATAATATATTTGTATTCCTTCtctaatttagttcacaataaTGTAGAGAGGGTATTATTGATTATTTTAAACCAGAGAATACTGTACCTTGATTTTGGGTTGTAGGAGGGGGAAGTCCCACCCGAAAGCAAACTCTCATGCATGAAGAAGCAACcctaataattttcaaatttctcataAAGATAATCAAATTCTGAGCCATGCTTAAGATACTGGGAAGAAATGAGAGTAGTGGTTTCCAACCTTTTTTGTCCGCGGACCACTTTTTCTGTTCCCGAGAGAGAAGGCCGCGAACCAACAACAAAATTGAACAACCTTTGTTTCGGTATCATgctttttgaaaacattttcgcCGAGCCCTCGCAGACCACCGATCGGAAAACGTTGGATTACAGCCTCAGGAAAGATGAACGAACTGGACAACAAAGTTTAAAATCAATGGGAAAagacaggcccgccacatcccatctcgggccctggtaccagttttaaggtccggatcccaagcacggaggggggggggggttccgaggggaatcccccgagaaattttagaatttatacgactaattggacgcattttgaagcttccataaagaatttttccatgaatttctgcggaaaaattatggtttttttttctactttcagcacaaaatacttgcgaattgttgcactcaaaacatctggaaaatttttattttttttcgggggggggggggcatatgatactattttcagttgtatgagggccaggcccccctggactcccccttcgtttgtctatggcaagggagttgagccatgagccattgaagtcgaggatgcccagactggagacccttagcatctgacgacggaagaaaatgaaacgcagttactaaatatatccctctgtactgaaaatcttgaaaatagatagaaattttccaagaagtatacttctctTCAGAGAAGTAACTTCTCttctgtagaattcttcttaaattttcaaaaagaagaattctacagtgccccagcgtgtttctgaaaatctattcacattttgcgaaatttttagggtccatttttcactttttcttacgaaacaagggttgcatgtaaattcgtagtggtttttaacgggtaacacgggcccccctCGGGGCCttggccccggtaccagggacccagtatccccccccccccttgtggcgggcctggtacAAGATGCTTGCTCTGTATGGCAAAAAGTGATCTTTCcactgggatatgaaaatgttccCCCGGAAATGTTGTGTTTTGTTTTCACCTCCGACCTCCCCACAGTATCTTCTAGCAATGATGTTGTCACTGATGCGTCGACGCTCTTCTTCATGGAATTATTACCGCATTACTCACTTCTTAATATACGCTGCTACACTGTTGTATGGGTTTTTAAATGATGCGACTATTCGGCCTCCGAGGCCATACTAGTTGGTATCTTTTcccaatgaaggcgttttttatgtATGGACGGTTTTCATCAGAGTATTATCTCACGCAAGCGCATTACTCGTTAATCTATATGCTGGTACACTGTTGTATgggtttttaaatgatgcaactattcggcctccgtggccacgctaggaagtatcttttctcagtgaaggcgttttttatgtATCGACAGTTTTCATCAGAGTATTATGTCAAGCAAGCGCATTTAATATGTGTGAATAGAAACCTTTTCACCTTCGCCCCTTTTCCCCAGTCCCTctctcccttctttttttctttttctccctttcgtttctttctatttttttcctcctccctactttctccttttctctgtttcttcctttttttcccatCTCCTTTTTATTTCGGCGTCGGGTCCTGTCAATCCTATCTCTCCCCTCTCTCGACGGCTCTGGCCTTTGGAGGAAATAGTCGTCGAGTTTTTACAGGCACTTAAAAACATTCCTCAGTGTACACTACTTTCAGAATACTTTAAATAATATACCTATATTTACTTGGTGGCTTACGTAGAAAAAGGCACAATTCCGATTGCAGCGTTGCAAGTCTCTGCTCATGTTTTATCTTCCTGGGAGAAAGTGAACCAATCGTTTTTCTTGTAGTTTCTGAGATTTTTCCCCACTTTTATTCCACACAATAGTTACTCTATCTACCAACTCTATTGTCTTAAGATTTTAGTGTGTAAATTTGAccattttcaaattaaactaATTGCGCCCATCAACCCTAATTACAGCAGTTACACATTTTCATGaaccaatgaaaaaaaaaaataaacatatataGGTATGCAAGTTCGTTTCACCATTAAGAGGACACCTGTGTCGGAAACACGAGACACTCTTGGCTGGTATTCGAGTCTCGTGACTGGCGGTTACGATGGTAGGGCGTGACCTTTTTGAAACCCaggcttggatgcaactattcgagctcaatgaatgtgcgtgttgcattcagagctaaatgaaggcgctctcgGTGATGTGTTGTTTTGCGCACTACCATGTCTCGTCTTCGTTTGAGTTCCGTCTAAGCAGTATCTCGGACGCAGGTCGGCAGCCCGTAGGCACCCTTTGGGCTGATGTAGACTACGTTTCGGAGAAGAAATCACCATTTCGATCTGGCTCACCTCTACATGTAAAAGCATCTATCTGCACTTATGACACGAGACTTATGAAACGAAGGTATGACATTACGGGAAAAAAGCTGTTGAAGAACCCTGGTTTCTGCCTCGAGGCGATTGTGTTTAGGAAACGGCGCGTAAGTGCCTATAATATAGGAACTCCTTGATAGAGACGCTGATCATGGAGCTCTCTCTCGATAAACGCACTATCGGAGTTGTATTCTCCGCAAAGAGGAACCACAAACTGCCGAATCTCCGCGTGTCTGCGAGCGAGTTCTTACGAGTGTGTACGCGCCGTTTCCCCTAGCGCAGTCgttcgaaaaatgaaaagatcaTTCACCCCGCGCCCTCTTGTTTTTTCTTACATAATGCTATCTATCCAAAAGTTGTTTccaaattgagccagaaatactTTGTGATTTCTTATAGATTACCAACGAAAAACCACTATTTctcgctcattttagaaacacttGTACCTAGCATTAGTTCTTGAATGCAGGCACGAGCTTTTatggatgtgccaaaaatatATGCGATTTTTTCCCCAGTTTTTGGTCTCCCTTACACCCTGGATTTTTGCTTTGGTACAACcgcaattggacggagttaaacagaaaggaaccaagccacatcgggatagAAGCGAGAAAatgaggtttaaagtttggctcctgcataagactcaatgttaaagataaacttcaagttcaatttctgcaaaatgttCTCCAACAAAAACctagaatttttggcgatagatagtagagcagtggttgagttcaaaaccactcataactcaattttttccaaaatgtgggttggttcctttctgcttaactcagtcaaTTGTCATTTAAAAGTCTGCCTGACAACCATGCCTTACGATTATCACTAATGATAATCTTTGACAAGAGAATATCACTACCATTTGCGTCGTTTCAATGTGACTGACGCCTTACCTCTGACTGTGAGCTGCCCGTTGCTCATCGTACGGGAGCATCTAGCCATGTAGTGCATTTTTACTCTTAATATTTTATTCTACAATTCAGAAACGGCATCCGAACTGTTTTTTCGTGGCAGGtattttttcgtgaattttctgTACAAACTGTAAATTATGTGTTTGAAACTGCGTCAATTTAAAATGTACGGAAGCCCATAAACTGATCAACATGGATGGATGCTTCAAGTTCCTCttcatttcaaatattttgttaCAAATGGTGAGCATGAATCAAGATGCAATGCCCTAATactctccctggtaaaaattggcagtagaatctctGTTCGAAAATACCATAGACtatacagccggctgtaagatttccaatagcttttatagccggcaacacaatttcttatagccttttatagccgatggcgattaagcaacagcctggcgataaaatgtatgctaaacgttactaattacggatgctagtacttagtgagtttttgcactaccgctctctttttgggccgcagtatcttgatttaattcgcgagggaagctccgtacttttgaaggatgcctgccattcctaatatgttggagcgccttcaatttcgtatgatactgtgcaatacctcaggtgtgaaatagttgcctcaagcgccgcggtacactgcggcgcggcgcggcgggcgggcaacCAGCTgaacgtgcattggcgcctacaaacctaacaggaatacttcacgcattgcgcaatgcgtgaagtatccctgttaggtttgtaggcgccagtgcgccgccgctccgctttgtgttaggctccaatatttaatctcgcggagtcagcgttattcaactcatgattttgaactgTTTGCAcatctgtatggattattctcattttaattgatgaaaaaaaatatgtattaaaggaaaatataatgtgtgtttgtaaatattaaggtgattccgtatcaaacttaatgattttctaaagcacacgaatttctacacaatttcttatagccttttataatcgaattttataatcgatggcgaaaaagcaacagccaggcgataaagtgtaaagcccggcgataggaactatagcccggctgcataattttttatcgcttcgtatagcccggccgtatgattttttccactttttacagccagctatatgattttctgtcgccctcttcagtcggctgtaagaactcctatggtattttgaaacgcagctcctatcgccaatttttaccaggggctgCTAATACATAGGAGAAACGCCCAGTACACCAATCTCCGGCTTAGGTATTCGTGAGCCCTTAGCATGACTTACAATAactgaattgaaaaaataaacaaatgaataaataaataaataacatgaaaacccttttttaaagtgttcatGATTCGTGATGAAAACAGGTGAAAGACAcccaagggaaaaaatgaaatgaaataactGGGTGCTTCCATACCAACTAATGGCACTTTAAAAAAGTGACCTCCTCAGATTtggatgaaattttgaacacgCAATGCCGAGCCatgattcaaaattccaatcctTTTATGATTTCAACCAAAACTAGTCTTAAATTAATTCCATGAAAATatcagtattttatttttaaacatcaaaaatgttttgaactttctttccaccatatgGCTCCACGTAATTTTGAGACTTTAGACATGTATCTCGTAACAGCAAaccgacggcgtaagtccgcagtcacataactcgtttgcggtatgcctgaaaatctccgcctctatgttatttttaaatgagaacaaattgacatcattacTTTacgtttatgcagaattttctccgcacagagaataaaaatcacgacagttttaaagaattgccgttgagtagttttccgtttaaaaaataaagtatgacaggaagtcagcgGCGTCgcgaaccgagttatgtgattgccgacttacatcacCATCGAAACACTGCACTTATAAGTTTTACGCCCAGTCCTCCAGTCCCCGCGTTTAAGTCCTTTGAGCTTTGGTATAGTTCTTGCATCTCTTCTCCACCTTATAGCACATTTTGCCCTACTACGTTACATTTTTCTAATACGACCGTATTATTCGTAAGTATCCTcgttcccaagtagcatttttcaacggaaaaatcgcgatttgttgcgattttgtcggcgataaaatcgctaagatcatcaacatctgagcgaaaatcctcgatcttgttgcaataaaatcgcgattttattgcccgGCAATTcatcgcgatattatcgcaacaaaaatcgcgatatgtGGCgatttattcgataatattatCGAAATTATATCGAATAAATCGCCATacatcgcgatttttgttgcgataatatcgcgataaattgccaccgatgtGATACCGGTAATcgaccgataaaatcgctatttatcgagATCGCTGCTACTCGGGTTATTCCATTTTTGCCATCAGAATCGTATGCATCCGCTCGTCTCGGCCAATTTCGACTTGCACCAACCGACTTTTTATCCCGCCGAGCCGTTGAGGGAAAAAGACGTGCTGCGGACACTGCGCGAGGATCATTTGACCAACTGGAGCTGGTTGGATGAGAAGGAGCCGCCAGGCCCCAACACGGTGGCCATCCGTCGCGGCGACGACCCCCAGACCCGCTCTTGGATCGTCTTCCGCACGACGAAGCGCGGCACCACCCTCTACAAGGAGACATTCACCAACGAGGACGCTGCCATGTCCTTCTTCCTCGATCGGGTCCGCTTGATCTCCATCTGCGTCGAGCCCGTCACTCCGCATATA is part of the Bemisia tabaci chromosome 1, PGI_BMITA_v3 genome and encodes:
- the LOC109038806 gene encoding uncharacterized protein isoform X2, with protein sequence MHPLVSANFDLHQPTFYPAEPLREKDVLRTLREDHLTNWSWLDEKEPPGPNTVAIRRGDDPQTRSWIVFRTTKRGTTLYKETFTNEDAAMSFFLDRVRLISICVEPVTPHIVDSDEIYDIFDQQRAQQAKNE
- the LOC109038806 gene encoding uncharacterized protein isoform X1 — protein: MDGCFKFLFISNILLQMNRMHPLVSANFDLHQPTFYPAEPLREKDVLRTLREDHLTNWSWLDEKEPPGPNTVAIRRGDDPQTRSWIVFRTTKRGTTLYKETFTNEDAAMSFFLDRVRLISICVEPVTPHIVDSDEIYDIFDQQRAQQAKNE